A genomic segment from Microthrixaceae bacterium encodes:
- a CDS encoding DNA polymerase Y family protein has protein sequence MAVSDEPTRTVVVWCADWPAMAMERGDGRAVVVMRANRVVATNPLARALGVMAGMRRREAQRLCPRAELLDRDTEREARAYEPIVAALDDITPRIEITRPGSCLFPSRGPARYFGGDGPLAQEVARVVRGQLALPTAVGVGIADGAFGATLAARAAAELDGDAGAPGEPGAAPGDGTAPGVGPAIVVDVGETPQFLAPFPIDTLGRPELVEVLRRLGLTTLGSFGALPERDVLARFGSEGQRAQRLARGLDLRPPHLVDPPVDLDVVHEADPPIERVDQASFVAKMLADDLHERLGGRGLAAVAIIIEATTTDGQVIERRWRHDATLSSTAVAQRVRWQLDGWLTSTQGRRSRGAGALVRLRVRPTEVVADVGRQLGFWGGADAASIRARGGLARVQAVLGSDSVKVAEWKGGRAPGERYQLVPVDTVGVAADESFELAEPGPEPWPGSLPDPPPALVWSQPRPAEVVDDAGALVRIDRRGRRSGDPARLSIESGPWQPVVAWSGPWLVDERWWDAQGHRRRARFQVCTEAGAAHLVTLEAQRWWVEATYD, from the coding sequence ATGGCAGTTTCCGATGAGCCGACACGCACGGTCGTCGTGTGGTGCGCCGACTGGCCGGCCATGGCGATGGAACGCGGCGATGGCCGCGCGGTGGTGGTCATGCGGGCGAATCGGGTGGTCGCCACCAACCCGTTGGCCCGGGCTTTGGGGGTGATGGCCGGAATGCGCCGTCGCGAGGCGCAACGGCTGTGCCCACGGGCCGAACTTCTCGACCGCGACACCGAACGCGAGGCGAGGGCCTACGAACCGATCGTCGCCGCGCTCGACGACATCACCCCGCGAATCGAGATCACCCGGCCCGGTTCGTGTCTGTTTCCGAGCCGTGGCCCCGCCCGGTATTTCGGCGGCGACGGCCCACTGGCACAGGAGGTGGCCCGAGTGGTGCGTGGCCAACTCGCCCTGCCGACGGCCGTGGGGGTCGGGATCGCCGACGGAGCCTTTGGTGCCACCCTCGCCGCGAGGGCCGCTGCGGAACTCGATGGTGACGCGGGAGCGCCTGGCGAGCCGGGTGCTGCGCCTGGTGACGGGACTGCGCCTGGTGTCGGGCCGGCGATCGTGGTCGACGTCGGTGAGACCCCGCAGTTCCTCGCCCCGTTTCCGATCGACACCCTCGGCCGTCCCGAGCTGGTGGAGGTGTTGAGGCGCCTGGGGTTGACCACGTTGGGGTCCTTCGGGGCTCTGCCGGAACGCGACGTGTTGGCGCGGTTCGGTTCGGAGGGGCAGCGGGCTCAGCGGTTGGCTCGGGGGCTCGACCTGCGCCCGCCCCATCTGGTCGACCCCCCGGTCGATCTCGACGTCGTCCACGAGGCCGACCCGCCGATCGAACGGGTCGATCAGGCGTCGTTCGTGGCCAAAATGCTGGCGGACGATCTCCACGAGCGTCTCGGCGGGCGTGGGTTGGCGGCGGTCGCCATCATCATCGAGGCGACGACCACCGACGGGCAGGTGATCGAACGACGGTGGCGCCACGACGCAACGTTGAGCTCGACCGCGGTCGCCCAACGGGTTCGCTGGCAACTCGACGGCTGGTTGACCAGCACCCAGGGGCGGCGATCCCGCGGCGCCGGCGCGCTCGTTCGCTTGCGGGTTCGTCCGACCGAGGTGGTCGCGGACGTCGGACGTCAACTCGGGTTCTGGGGTGGGGCCGATGCCGCGTCGATTCGTGCCCGCGGCGGGTTGGCCCGGGTTCAGGCGGTGTTGGGATCCGACTCGGTCAAGGTCGCCGAGTGGAAGGGAGGTCGGGCGCCGGGGGAGCGGTATCAACTCGTGCCGGTCGACACGGTCGGGGTCGCGGCCGACGAGTCCTTCGAACTCGCCGAGCCCGGTCCGGAGCCCTGGCCGGGGAGCCTGCCCGACCCGCCGCCGGCGCTCGTGTGGTCTCAGCCGAGACCGGCCGAGGTGGTCGACGACGCCGGCGCGCTCGTGCGTATCGACCGTCGAGGGCGACGAAGCGGCGACCCGGCTCGGTTGTCGATCGAGTCGGGGCCCTGGCAACCGGTGGTGGCCTGGTCGGGGCCGTGGCTGGTCGACGAGCGGTGGTGGGACGCACAGGGGCATCGCCGGCGTGCCCGCTTTCAGGTGTGCACCGAGGCTGGCGCAGCCCATCTGGTCACCCTCGAGGCGCAGCGATGGTGGGTCGAAGCCACCTACGACTGA
- a CDS encoding zinc metallopeptidase produces MEWDPKEADTGDIIDRRGAASSGGGGLGGLGSILGGGKAKGGLAGVVIALVAAFLIPALSGGGGGSGIDLSGLGLDNLPGLDGMEAMPANGDAADVSIDPASDPDRELKEFANVVVTDSNDFWEEQFAAAKIPYDRTKMVLFSGAVRSGCGSADSAMGPFYCPADKLVYIDLSFFEELASRFGAPGDFAQAYVIAHEVGHHVQNELGVMDQVAKAEQRDPGARSGATGLSVRTELQADCFAGVWAHSRYERGQADPTKRLDDGDIEEALSAAEGVGDDTLQRQATGRVNPEGFSHGTAEQRQKWFTTGYDSGDPDRCDTFSADRLG; encoded by the coding sequence ATGGAGTGGGATCCGAAGGAAGCCGACACCGGTGACATCATCGATCGGCGCGGTGCCGCATCGAGCGGTGGTGGTGGCCTCGGTGGTCTCGGTTCCATCCTCGGAGGTGGGAAGGCCAAAGGCGGCCTTGCCGGCGTGGTGATCGCGCTCGTCGCGGCCTTCTTGATCCCGGCGCTCAGCGGAGGTGGCGGTGGTTCGGGCATCGACCTGTCGGGGCTGGGCCTCGACAACCTTCCCGGCCTCGACGGGATGGAGGCGATGCCAGCGAACGGCGACGCCGCCGATGTGTCGATCGACCCGGCGAGCGATCCCGATCGTGAACTGAAAGAGTTCGCCAACGTCGTCGTCACCGATTCAAACGACTTCTGGGAAGAACAGTTCGCTGCGGCCAAGATTCCCTATGACCGCACGAAGATGGTGCTGTTCAGCGGTGCGGTGCGCAGCGGATGCGGCAGTGCGGATTCGGCGATGGGCCCCTTCTATTGTCCCGCCGACAAGTTGGTCTACATCGACCTGTCGTTCTTCGAGGAGCTCGCCTCGCGCTTCGGAGCCCCGGGCGATTTCGCTCAGGCCTATGTGATCGCTCATGAGGTCGGCCACCACGTGCAGAACGAACTCGGAGTGATGGATCAGGTCGCCAAGGCCGAACAGCGCGACCCGGGAGCCCGATCCGGAGCGACGGGGCTGTCGGTGCGAACCGAGTTGCAGGCCGACTGTTTCGCCGGGGTCTGGGCGCACAGTCGATACGAACGAGGACAGGCCGATCCGACAAAGCGGCTCGACGACGGCGACATCGAAGAGGCGCTCTCGGCCGCCGAGGGCGTGGGTGACGACACCCTCCAGCGCCAGGCCACCGGCCGGGTCAACCCTGAGGGGTTCTCCCACGGCACCGCCGAACAGCGTCAGAAGTGGTTCACCACGGGCTACGACTCCGGCGATCCCGATCGCTGCGACACGTTCTCCGCCGACCGTCTGGGTTGA
- a CDS encoding cytochrome P450 — protein sequence MTARTGTAVEPTDEPAGEPVRALTGIDLLAPTWGRSVPHDQFDRLRREAPVYRHHEPDGPGFWAITKHADVRRVSHDWKTFSSELGGTFIPTADEETLAQLRLTILNMDPPKHHRARRLISKAFTPRMISKLTEDIEARAELVIDEVIERGECEFVEEIAAQVPVQMICEMIGLERELWPRMFEISNDLIGSRDDPEYAHVNSNEASAEIFMLCDAVAADRRVTPRDDLMTALVHAEIDGERLDNTDLNLFFVTLVVAGNETTRNLINHSLLALLDHPEQAEQLRSQPELWQSAVEEMLRWGSSIHNFRRTATRDTEIRGMAIAAGDKVVLYYASANRDEEVFEDPHRFDITRTPNDHVAFGGGGVHYCLGASLARAEIRATMRQVVERLVNIELTSAPERLESDFVNGIKRMHVRW from the coding sequence GTGACTGCGAGGACCGGAACGGCCGTCGAACCAACCGATGAACCAGCCGGCGAGCCGGTTAGGGCGCTGACCGGTATCGACCTGCTGGCCCCGACGTGGGGTCGGAGTGTTCCCCACGACCAGTTCGATCGGCTCCGCCGCGAGGCGCCCGTGTATCGACATCACGAACCGGACGGCCCCGGCTTCTGGGCGATCACCAAACACGCGGACGTGCGACGGGTCAGCCACGACTGGAAGACCTTTTCCAGTGAACTCGGCGGCACCTTCATCCCCACTGCCGACGAGGAAACCCTCGCACAACTGCGTCTCACCATCCTCAACATGGACCCGCCGAAACACCACCGTGCGCGCCGGTTGATCTCGAAGGCCTTCACCCCGCGCATGATCTCGAAACTCACCGAGGACATCGAGGCGCGCGCCGAGCTGGTCATCGACGAGGTGATCGAGCGGGGTGAGTGCGAATTCGTCGAGGAGATCGCCGCCCAGGTCCCGGTGCAGATGATCTGCGAGATGATCGGGCTCGAACGCGAGCTGTGGCCCCGCATGTTCGAGATCTCCAACGACCTCATCGGCTCGCGCGACGACCCCGAGTACGCACACGTGAATTCCAATGAGGCCTCCGCCGAGATCTTCATGTTGTGCGATGCCGTAGCCGCCGATCGCCGGGTCACTCCCCGCGACGACCTCATGACCGCCCTGGTCCACGCGGAAATCGACGGAGAGCGGCTCGACAACACCGACCTCAACCTGTTCTTCGTCACCCTCGTGGTCGCCGGCAACGAGACCACCCGCAATCTGATCAACCACTCACTTCTCGCTCTGCTCGATCACCCCGAACAAGCCGAACAGCTGCGCAGCCAACCCGAGCTGTGGCAAAGCGCCGTGGAGGAAATGCTGCGGTGGGGTTCGTCGATCCACAACTTCCGCCGCACCGCCACCCGCGACACCGAGATCCGCGGGATGGCGATCGCTGCGGGCGACAAGGTGGTCCTCTATTACGCCTCGGCGAACCGCGACGAGGAGGTCTTCGAGGATCCGCATCGCTTCGACATCACCCGCACGCCGAACGATCACGTCGCATTCGGCGGAGGCGGTGTGCACTACTGCCTCGGGGCGAGCCTGGCGAGGGCAGAGATTCGCGCCACCATGAGACAAGTCGTCGAACGGCTTGTGAACATCGAACTCACCAGTGCCCCCGAACGACTCGAAAGCGACTTCGTGAACGGCATCAAACGCATGCACGTACGTTGGTGA
- a CDS encoding error-prone DNA polymerase, whose product MGFNNRAMSWKEFESALSSRLPDSIQASHRGEPHPGDGSDSPAWSRHRLPYEANAVRATATVPYAELHAHSNFSFLDGASHPEELVEEAARLGLEALALCDHNGFYGVVRFAEAARAVGLPTIFGAELTIDGSHRGIDGSAAGRSAGGRAGGRTAVPDPAGEHLVVLARNPRGYASLARAISVAQMAGEKNAPRISYDDLSITLRGTSGASGDVGRGDHLVLTGCRKGTVPAALSASGPAAAERELLRLVATFGRENVAVELWDHGDPLDGARNDALVELALRHRCEVVATNNVHYATPQQRRLATALAAVRARASLDEIDGWLPGGGLAHLRSGAEQAARFARYPGVVAAAARLGLECAFDLRLVAPSLPPYPCPKGDDGRPLSEMVYLRRLVADGAQRHYGAPGTERLARFCAMHGTDPYAQLDHELDVIEQLGFAGYFLIVWDIVEFCRRSNILCQGRGSAANSVVCYVLGITNADPVALRLLFERFLSPERDGPPDIDIDIESNRREEVIQYVYGRYDRNHAAQVANVITYRAKSSIRDMARALGYSPGQQDAWSKEADRWGSLPEVGTQDDHDMTLPDTVLALAREVLNSPRHLGIHSGGMVLCDRPVNEVCPTEWARMENRSVLQWDKEDCAAAGLVKFDLLGLAMLGAIHETIDLIAQHHGVEVDIAHLPQDDDVYDMICAADTIGVFQIESRAQMATLPRLRPRTFYDLVVEVALIRPGPIQGGSVHPYIRRRNGDEPVTYLHPLLEKSLAKTLGIPLFQEQLMQMAIDVAGFTPAEADQLRQAMGSKRSVERMERLRRRLHAGMAANGVTLEVAEVIYSKLVAFANYGFPESHSVSFAHLVYVSAWLKYHYPAAFCAGLLRSQPVGFYSPHSLVQDARRHGVVVRSPEVNASSWQANLEACETSTGGVALRLGLNSVRHVGDELAQELDSARPFASIEDVARRGSSAEGGVKRNVMEALATAGAFGCFSAGAGADAGAGAGADAGRVRGRREDLWTAGATVAAGPGRLAGVVLGLDAPQLPLMDARQEALADLWATGVSAYGHPTVFLRDELDRRAVLSAQRLKTAQPDTNVRVAGVVTHRQRPATAGGTLFINLEDETGLINVIVSSGCWQRYRAIARRAPALLVSGRLERADGVTNVIAHRLEALPLAGAGGSRDFR is encoded by the coding sequence ATGGGGTTCAACAACAGGGCGATGTCGTGGAAGGAGTTCGAATCGGCGTTGAGCAGCCGACTGCCCGACTCGATTCAGGCCAGCCATCGCGGCGAACCCCACCCCGGCGACGGTTCCGACAGCCCGGCGTGGTCGCGTCACCGTCTGCCCTATGAGGCCAACGCCGTGCGGGCGACGGCGACGGTGCCCTATGCCGAGTTGCATGCCCATTCCAATTTCAGTTTTCTCGACGGGGCATCGCATCCCGAGGAACTCGTCGAGGAGGCGGCGCGGCTGGGGCTCGAAGCGTTGGCACTGTGCGATCACAACGGTTTCTACGGGGTGGTTCGCTTCGCCGAGGCCGCCAGGGCGGTGGGGTTGCCGACGATCTTCGGGGCCGAACTCACCATCGACGGTTCCCATCGTGGCATCGACGGGAGCGCTGCCGGTCGGAGTGCGGGCGGGCGCGCTGGTGGGCGCACGGCGGTGCCGGATCCGGCGGGGGAACACCTCGTCGTGTTGGCCCGCAACCCGCGGGGCTACGCGAGCCTGGCGAGGGCCATCAGCGTGGCGCAGATGGCCGGCGAGAAGAACGCGCCACGCATCTCCTATGACGATCTGTCGATAACGCTGCGGGGAACCTCCGGGGCCTCCGGAGACGTGGGGCGCGGAGATCATCTCGTGCTCACCGGATGCCGTAAGGGCACGGTGCCGGCCGCCTTGAGCGCCTCGGGTCCGGCCGCGGCGGAACGCGAACTGCTGCGGCTCGTGGCGACCTTCGGGCGCGAGAACGTGGCGGTGGAACTGTGGGATCACGGCGATCCGCTCGACGGGGCACGAAACGACGCACTCGTCGAGTTGGCGCTGCGCCACCGGTGTGAGGTCGTCGCCACCAACAACGTGCACTACGCGACGCCACAGCAACGCCGTTTGGCCACGGCGCTCGCCGCAGTCCGGGCACGCGCCAGCCTGGACGAGATCGACGGGTGGTTGCCCGGCGGCGGGCTCGCTCATCTTCGGTCGGGGGCCGAACAGGCGGCGAGATTTGCCCGGTACCCAGGGGTGGTCGCCGCGGCGGCGCGCCTCGGCCTCGAATGCGCCTTCGATCTGCGTCTGGTCGCTCCGAGTCTGCCGCCCTACCCGTGTCCGAAGGGCGACGACGGTCGCCCGCTCAGCGAGATGGTGTATCTGCGCCGTCTCGTCGCCGACGGTGCGCAGCGTCACTACGGCGCCCCGGGCACCGAGCGGCTCGCCCGGTTCTGCGCCATGCACGGCACGGACCCCTATGCCCAGCTCGACCATGAACTCGACGTCATCGAACAGCTCGGGTTCGCCGGCTACTTCCTCATCGTGTGGGACATCGTCGAGTTCTGTCGTCGCTCGAACATCTTGTGTCAGGGTCGGGGGTCGGCCGCGAACTCGGTGGTCTGTTATGTGCTCGGCATCACCAATGCCGATCCGGTGGCGCTGAGGTTGCTGTTCGAACGGTTTTTGTCCCCCGAACGAGACGGGCCACCCGACATCGACATCGACATCGAGTCGAACCGGCGCGAGGAGGTCATCCAGTACGTCTATGGCCGCTATGACCGCAATCACGCCGCGCAGGTCGCCAACGTGATCACCTATCGGGCGAAGTCCTCGATCCGCGACATGGCCCGAGCGCTCGGCTACTCGCCGGGGCAACAGGACGCGTGGTCAAAAGAGGCCGATCGGTGGGGGTCGCTGCCCGAGGTCGGAACCCAGGACGACCACGACATGACGCTGCCCGACACCGTGTTGGCGTTGGCGCGGGAGGTGCTCAACTCGCCGCGGCACCTCGGGATTCATTCGGGAGGCATGGTGCTGTGTGACCGGCCGGTCAACGAGGTGTGTCCAACCGAATGGGCGCGCATGGAGAACCGGTCGGTGCTGCAGTGGGACAAGGAGGACTGCGCTGCGGCCGGACTGGTGAAATTCGACCTGTTGGGGCTGGCCATGTTGGGGGCGATCCACGAGACGATCGACCTGATCGCGCAACATCACGGGGTGGAGGTGGACATCGCCCACCTGCCCCAGGACGACGACGTGTACGACATGATCTGTGCCGCCGACACGATCGGGGTGTTCCAGATCGAGTCCCGTGCCCAGATGGCGACCCTGCCGCGCCTTCGCCCGCGGACGTTCTATGACCTCGTGGTCGAGGTGGCGCTCATCCGCCCGGGTCCAATCCAGGGCGGTTCGGTTCACCCTTACATCCGCCGGCGCAACGGCGACGAACCGGTCACCTACCTGCACCCGTTGCTGGAGAAGTCGCTCGCCAAGACCCTCGGGATCCCGCTGTTTCAAGAACAACTCATGCAGATGGCGATCGACGTGGCCGGGTTCACGCCAGCCGAGGCCGACCAGCTACGCCAGGCGATGGGGTCGAAGCGCTCGGTCGAGCGGATGGAACGGCTGCGGCGGCGCCTGCACGCGGGGATGGCGGCCAATGGGGTCACCCTCGAGGTCGCCGAGGTGATCTACTCGAAGCTGGTGGCCTTCGCGAACTACGGGTTTCCCGAAAGCCATAGCGTCAGTTTTGCTCACCTGGTCTATGTGTCGGCCTGGTTGAAATACCACTATCCGGCGGCGTTTTGTGCCGGGCTGTTGCGGTCGCAGCCGGTGGGGTTCTATTCGCCGCATTCGCTGGTGCAAGACGCCCGTCGCCATGGGGTGGTCGTGCGGTCCCCCGAGGTGAACGCATCGTCGTGGCAGGCGAACCTCGAGGCGTGCGAGACCTCGACCGGGGGTGTGGCACTTCGTCTGGGGTTGAACTCGGTGCGCCATGTCGGCGACGAGTTGGCCCAGGAACTCGATAGCGCCCGGCCGTTCGCGTCGATAGAGGACGTGGCCCGGCGCGGGAGTTCGGCTGAGGGGGGAGTGAAGCGCAACGTGATGGAGGCCCTCGCCACCGCGGGAGCGTTCGGGTGCTTCAGCGCTGGTGCCGGCGCGGATGCTGGTGCGGGTGCGGGTGCGGATGCCGGGCGGGTGAGGGGCCGACGCGAGGACTTGTGGACAGCGGGGGCGACGGTTGCGGCGGGGCCTGGTCGACTCGCCGGAGTGGTGCTCGGGTTGGACGCCCCACAGTTGCCGCTCATGGACGCTCGACAAGAGGCGTTGGCGGACCTGTGGGCCACCGGGGTGTCGGCCTATGGGCACCCCACGGTCTTTCTTCGCGACGAACTCGATCGACGCGCGGTGTTGTCCGCACAGCGGCTGAAGACGGCCCAGCCCGACACCAACGTTCGTGTGGCCGGAGTGGTGACCCACCGTCAGCGACCGGCCACCGCCGGGGGGACCCTGTTCATCAACCTCGAGGACGAGACCGGGCTCATCAACGTCATCGTGTCGAGCGGGTGCTGGCAGCGCTACCGGGCGATCGCTCGTCGTGCCCCGGCGTTGTTGGTAAGCGGGCGGCTCGAACGAGCCGACGGGGTCACCAACGTGATCGCCCACCGTCTCGAGGCGCTGCCCCTCGCCGGTGCCGGAGGTTCCCGGGACTTTCGGTAG
- a CDS encoding ATP-binding protein, with product MSNRWASRVQRRLAYLAPRRLFGSVRVRLTFAVSVIFAGALLLASAGLIRQVESALVSDVRARNDAMVHTLGKMVASGDLDALAAQDISQLLNGISDSAQAEILREGLNNSFVYVQGAGSAQISQDMSVLERIKRVVTDEEVPLWGKVLPSRIDEQQYVVSRVEIPTPGGNIVLSVARSLEEVKRTVDQVRGALTFAVPSLIAAVALSAWMMTGQALRPVQAITRRAREITATTLDQRVPVPQTDDEIGQLARTMNAMLDRLQEASESQKRFVSDASHELRSPVASIRVQLETALMCPDDTDWEKVGRTVLAEDVRLSALVDNLLALARIEEGQRRHLGEVDVDELIHEQLSRQRRVTIDRSGVLAGRVYGVRDELMSVVRNLIDNGERHAQERMRVSLVTKGPWVRLCVEDDGPGVDPALREKVFERFARLQEARNRDAGGAGIGLALTKRVVEAHSGRVFVEDSDLGGASFVVELPSADFDPNDEFAD from the coding sequence TTGTCGAACCGTTGGGCCTCACGGGTCCAGCGTCGTTTGGCGTATCTGGCCCCGCGTCGCCTCTTCGGTTCGGTCCGCGTCCGGTTGACCTTCGCGGTGTCGGTGATCTTCGCCGGAGCGTTGTTGCTGGCCTCGGCCGGTCTGATCCGCCAGGTTGAATCCGCGCTGGTCAGCGACGTTCGGGCGCGCAACGACGCCATGGTTCACACGTTGGGAAAAATGGTGGCCAGCGGAGACCTCGATGCGTTGGCCGCCCAGGACATCTCCCAACTTCTGAACGGCATTTCGGATTCGGCACAGGCCGAGATCCTGCGCGAGGGACTCAACAACAGCTTCGTCTACGTGCAGGGCGCCGGAAGCGCACAGATTTCGCAGGACATGTCGGTGCTCGAACGGATCAAGCGAGTCGTGACCGACGAGGAGGTGCCGCTGTGGGGCAAAGTGCTTCCGAGCCGCATCGATGAACAGCAATACGTCGTGAGTCGTGTGGAAATCCCGACGCCCGGTGGCAACATCGTGTTGAGTGTCGCCCGGTCCCTTGAGGAGGTGAAACGCACCGTCGATCAGGTTCGCGGGGCACTCACCTTCGCCGTGCCCTCGTTGATCGCCGCGGTCGCGCTCTCCGCGTGGATGATGACCGGCCAGGCGTTGCGTCCGGTCCAGGCGATCACTCGCCGTGCCCGGGAGATCACGGCGACGACCCTCGATCAGCGGGTCCCCGTGCCTCAGACCGACGACGAGATCGGCCAGCTCGCCCGCACGATGAACGCCATGTTGGATCGGCTCCAAGAAGCCTCGGAGTCTCAGAAGCGATTCGTGTCCGACGCCAGCCACGAGTTGCGATCGCCGGTTGCATCGATTCGGGTACAACTCGAAACAGCGCTCATGTGCCCCGACGACACCGATTGGGAGAAGGTGGGACGCACGGTGCTGGCCGAGGACGTTCGCCTCTCGGCGCTCGTCGACAATCTGTTGGCACTCGCCCGCATCGAAGAGGGGCAGCGCCGTCACCTCGGCGAGGTCGACGTCGACGAACTCATCCACGAGCAGTTGTCGCGGCAGCGCCGGGTGACGATCGATCGTTCCGGGGTGCTCGCCGGACGCGTCTATGGGGTGCGCGATGAACTGATGAGCGTGGTGCGCAACCTCATCGACAACGGCGAACGCCATGCCCAGGAACGCATGCGGGTCTCGCTGGTCACCAAGGGGCCATGGGTGCGGTTGTGCGTCGAAGACGACGGCCCAGGGGTCGACCCTGCGTTGCGCGAGAAGGTGTTTGAGCGCTTCGCCCGCCTGCAGGAGGCCCGCAACCGCGATGCGGGCGGGGCTGGGATCGGGCTGGCGCTCACCAAGCGGGTCGTCGAGGCCCACAGCGGCCGGGTCTTCGTCGAAGATTCCGACCTCGGCGGCGCATCGTTCGTGGTGGAGTTGCCGTCGGCCGACTTTGACCCGAACGACGAGTTCGCCGACTGA
- a CDS encoding response regulator transcription factor — translation MKVLVIEDEVALADAVARGLGAEGFEVTVANDGLEGLELARGAKFDLIVLDIMLPGMNGYRVCRTLREEEIWTPILMLTAKDGEYDEAEALDTGADDFLSKPFSFVVLVARLRALARRRSDANLAPLEFDDLTLEPVSRTVRRGDSDISLSPREFALLEALMRHSGEVVSKTDLLDRVWGEDFEGDPNVVEVYIGYLRRKIDRPFGRSDLETVRGEGYRLGSPLPK, via the coding sequence GTGAAGGTCTTGGTCATCGAAGATGAGGTCGCACTCGCGGATGCCGTCGCCCGTGGGCTCGGCGCTGAAGGATTCGAGGTCACCGTCGCCAACGACGGCCTCGAGGGTCTCGAGTTGGCGCGTGGCGCAAAGTTCGACCTGATCGTGCTCGACATCATGTTGCCGGGTATGAACGGGTACCGGGTGTGTCGGACCTTGCGTGAGGAGGAGATCTGGACTCCGATCCTCATGCTCACCGCCAAGGACGGGGAATACGACGAGGCCGAGGCGCTCGACACCGGGGCGGACGACTTTTTGTCCAAGCCGTTCAGCTTCGTGGTGCTCGTCGCGAGGCTTCGTGCGTTGGCCCGGCGTCGCAGCGACGCCAATCTTGCTCCGCTCGAGTTCGACGATCTCACCCTCGAACCGGTGTCTCGCACCGTGCGTCGCGGCGACAGCGACATCTCGTTGTCACCCCGCGAGTTCGCGCTGCTCGAGGCGCTCATGCGCCACAGCGGTGAGGTTGTGAGCAAAACCGACCTCCTCGATCGGGTGTGGGGCGAAGACTTCGAAGGCGACCCGAACGTCGTCGAGGTGTACATCGGGTATCTGCGCCGCAAGATCGACCGCCCCTTTGGCCGATCCGATCTCGAAACCGTTCGCGGTGAGGGCTACCGGCTCGGCTCACCGCTGCCCAAGTAG
- a CDS encoding Bax inhibitor-1/YccA family protein, with translation MSNPLLNDKHFNDPAQRSDTAARGTIDAQWNQSYDQLAHGTQAATTTGAMTMGGTVSATLVLFAFAIATAVYGWSRVSSEFLGFDATGARVYGPVGSMGWLFGPMIVGFGLAMVTSFKPHLAKVLAIPYALAQGLLLGFISHYYNIAYPGIAVTAVLATAGVFAAMLVLYGFRVLRVTPRMTKAVIAATFGVLVVYLVNFVVGLFTSGPSMLAGSGPVSIAVSVIVVGIAAFNLLLDFDFIEKGVANRLPKEYEWFAAFGLMVTIIWLYLELLRLLSKLRDN, from the coding sequence GTGAGCAACCCGCTACTCAATGACAAACACTTCAACGATCCGGCCCAACGCAGCGACACCGCCGCGCGCGGCACGATCGATGCCCAGTGGAACCAGAGCTATGACCAGCTCGCCCACGGCACCCAGGCCGCCACCACCACCGGGGCGATGACGATGGGCGGCACCGTCAGCGCAACGTTGGTGCTGTTCGCATTCGCCATCGCCACCGCCGTCTACGGCTGGTCGCGGGTGAGCAGCGAATTTCTCGGCTTCGACGCCACCGGCGCACGGGTCTACGGCCCGGTCGGGTCGATGGGCTGGCTGTTCGGCCCGATGATCGTCGGCTTCGGCCTGGCGATGGTCACGTCGTTCAAACCGCACCTCGCCAAGGTGCTCGCCATCCCCTACGCCCTCGCCCAGGGTCTGCTGCTCGGGTTCATCTCGCACTACTACAACATCGCCTACCCCGGCATTGCGGTAACCGCCGTGCTGGCCACCGCCGGCGTGTTCGCCGCCATGTTGGTGCTGTACGGATTCCGGGTGCTGCGCGTCACGCCTCGCATGACCAAGGCGGTCATCGCCGCCACCTTCGGAGTGCTCGTCGTCTACCTGGTGAACTTCGTCGTCGGGCTCTTCACCAGCGGGCCGTCCATGCTCGCCGGATCGGGTCCGGTCAGCATCGCGGTCAGCGTCATCGTCGTCGGGATCGCCGCGTTCAACCTGTTGTTGGACTTCGACTTCATCGAAAAGGGCGTCGCCAACCGCCTGCCGAAGGAATACGAGTGGTTCGCCGCCTTCGGTTTGATGGTCACCATCATCTGGCTGTACCTCGAGTTGCTGCGCCTGCTGTCCAAGCTCCGCGACAACTAG